In Micromonospora sp. WMMD980, the following are encoded in one genomic region:
- a CDS encoding DUF2617 family protein, with the protein MLVALQTPYVDSRAADLSLTLGGPELPALAVRDLDLPGRPRLRLRLLGASHQVVAGALTETVACLPGRRPHLPDSLHDVAAGYRFTATVLRPAGDGLRGRVAALRAELAGDPYALVGVFPGDEDAVTALAVAPDPPDGAVAWRTWHAYPQTNELVLTETVVEEL; encoded by the coding sequence GTGCTCGTCGCCCTTCAGACCCCCTACGTCGACAGCCGCGCCGCCGACCTGAGCCTGACCCTCGGCGGCCCGGAGCTGCCCGCGCTCGCCGTCCGCGATCTCGACCTGCCCGGCCGGCCACGGCTGCGGTTGCGCCTGCTGGGCGCCTCCCACCAGGTCGTCGCCGGCGCGCTGACCGAGACGGTCGCCTGCCTGCCCGGCCGCCGGCCGCACCTGCCGGACAGCCTGCACGACGTGGCCGCCGGCTACCGCTTCACCGCCACCGTGCTCCGGCCGGCCGGCGACGGCCTGCGCGGCCGGGTCGCGGCGCTCCGCGCCGAGCTGGCCGGCGACCCGTACGCGCTGGTCGGCGTGTTCCCCGGCGACGAGGACGCGGTCACCGCGCTCGCCGTCGCGCCCGACCCGCCGGACGGCGCGGTCGCCTGGCGCACCTGGCACGCCTACCCGCAGACCAACGAGCTGGTCCTGACCGAGACGGTGGTGGAGGAGCTGTGA
- a CDS encoding cation:proton antiporter regulatory subunit: MRVRVEQTALPGIGVRHDFMTESGRRLGVVSHRNGRRDLVLYDPDDPDSGQHDIPLTDDEAEALADILGASLMLGQLSGLREQAAGLLTEQIVIPAGSKYVGRRLGDTKARTRTSASIVAVLRQGEVNVSPDPTFRFENGDVVVVVGTRQGLDGVTAILAETDPDG, from the coding sequence GTGCGAGTACGTGTCGAACAGACCGCCTTACCCGGGATCGGCGTACGTCATGACTTCATGACGGAGTCCGGCCGCCGGCTCGGCGTGGTCTCCCACCGCAATGGCCGCCGCGACCTGGTCCTCTACGACCCGGACGATCCCGACTCCGGTCAGCACGACATCCCTCTGACCGACGACGAGGCGGAGGCGCTCGCCGACATCCTCGGCGCGTCGCTGATGCTGGGCCAGCTCTCCGGGCTGCGCGAGCAGGCCGCCGGGCTGCTGACCGAGCAGATCGTCATCCCGGCCGGCTCCAAGTACGTCGGGCGGCGGCTCGGCGACACCAAGGCCCGCACCCGGACCAGCGCGTCCATCGTGGCCGTGCTGCGTCAGGGCGAGGTGAACGTCTCGCCCGACCCCACCTTCCGGTTCGAGAACGGCGACGTGGTCGTCGTGGTCGGCACCCGTCAGGGTCTCGACGGCGTGACAGCGATCCTCGCCGAGACCGATCCGGACGGCTGA
- the dnaJ gene encoding molecular chaperone DnaJ encodes MSSKDWIEKDYYAALGVDKSASSDDIKKSYRKLARESHPDHNPGDTGAEERFKTVSEAYAVLGDEKKRREYDEMRSLFGSGAFRRGARGAGQPGGAPFDVSDLFGGGGGGGGDTRFGGGGFTDLFSTIFSGGGAARPRGSARGRDVEAEVALDFSDAVRGVTLPLTLRAPGVCDTCHGNGAKPGTQPVACPVCHGAGVTTRNQGSFSFSEPCRNCQGVGTVVEEKCPECHGTGGVTKTRTLNVRFPAGVADGQRIRLAGRGEPGERGGPAGDLFVHVKVRPDDLFGRTGDDLTLNVPITYAEAVLGTDLRVPTLDGTVTLRVPPGTPAGRVLRARGKGVVRKDGRAGDLLVTLDVVVPATVSDEARAALETFAAQTPPAAREHLDARVRRFG; translated from the coding sequence GTGAGTTCCAAGGACTGGATCGAGAAGGACTACTACGCCGCGTTGGGCGTGGACAAGTCCGCCTCCTCGGACGACATCAAGAAGTCGTACCGGAAGCTGGCCCGGGAGTCGCACCCGGACCACAACCCCGGTGACACCGGGGCCGAGGAGCGGTTCAAGACCGTTTCCGAGGCGTACGCGGTGCTCGGCGACGAGAAGAAGCGGCGCGAGTACGACGAGATGCGGTCGCTCTTCGGCTCGGGCGCGTTCCGGCGCGGCGCCCGCGGCGCGGGCCAGCCGGGCGGCGCGCCGTTCGACGTCTCCGACCTGTTCGGCGGAGGCGGCGGTGGTGGCGGCGACACCCGGTTCGGCGGGGGCGGCTTCACCGACCTGTTCAGCACGATCTTCTCCGGCGGCGGCGCGGCCCGCCCGCGCGGCTCCGCCCGCGGCCGGGACGTCGAGGCCGAGGTGGCGCTCGACTTCTCCGACGCGGTTCGCGGCGTCACGCTGCCGCTGACCCTGCGCGCGCCCGGGGTCTGCGACACCTGCCACGGCAACGGCGCGAAGCCGGGCACCCAACCGGTCGCCTGCCCGGTCTGCCACGGCGCCGGGGTCACGACCCGTAACCAGGGGTCGTTCAGCTTCTCCGAGCCGTGCCGCAACTGCCAGGGTGTCGGCACGGTCGTCGAGGAGAAGTGCCCGGAGTGCCACGGCACCGGCGGGGTCACCAAGACCCGCACGCTGAACGTGCGCTTCCCGGCCGGCGTGGCCGACGGGCAGCGGATCCGGTTGGCCGGCCGAGGTGAGCCGGGCGAGCGGGGCGGTCCGGCCGGTGACCTGTTCGTGCACGTGAAGGTCCGCCCGGACGACCTGTTCGGGCGCACCGGGGACGATCTCACCCTGAACGTCCCGATCACGTACGCCGAGGCCGTGCTCGGCACCGACCTGCGGGTCCCGACCCTGGACGGCACGGTGACTCTGCGGGTTCCGCCGGGTACTCCCGCCGGACGGGTGCTGCGGGCCCGGGGCAAGGGCGTCGTCCGCAAGGACGGCCGCGCCGGTGACCTGCTGGTCACGCTGGACGTGGTGGTCCCGGCGACGGTGTCGGACGAGGCGCGGGCGGCCCTGGAGACCTTCGCGGCGCAGACCCCGCCCGCCGCGCGGGAACATCTCGACGCGCGGGTGCGTCGATTCGGTTGA
- a CDS encoding helix-turn-helix transcriptional regulator has translation MSEEYVGSGDPAYEAKILMISVAARMAGMHPQTLRQYDRLGLVQPGRAAGGGRRYSVRDVVLLREVQRLSQDDGINLAGVKRIIGLERLLEEAQQRVARLEAELDAAYRRIAELESLGGFARGDLVPTNRTSTALVVWRPRRTPDR, from the coding sequence ATGTCGGAGGAGTACGTCGGGTCGGGTGACCCGGCCTACGAGGCCAAGATTCTGATGATCTCGGTGGCCGCGCGGATGGCGGGCATGCATCCCCAGACGCTGCGCCAGTACGACCGGCTGGGCCTGGTGCAGCCCGGCCGGGCGGCCGGCGGCGGTCGACGGTACAGCGTCCGGGACGTGGTGCTGCTCCGCGAGGTGCAGCGCCTCAGCCAGGACGACGGGATCAACCTGGCCGGTGTGAAGCGGATCATCGGGCTGGAGCGGCTGTTGGAGGAGGCGCAGCAGCGGGTGGCCCGGCTGGAGGCGGAGCTGGATGCCGCGTACCGGCGGATCGCCGAGCTGGAGTCGCTGGGCGGTTTCGCCCGCGGCGACCTCGTGCCGACCAACCGCACCTCCACCGCGCTCGTCGTCTGGCGCCCCCGCCGCACCCCCGACCGCTGA
- a CDS encoding DUF4178 domain-containing protein produces MNGSVAYVVATLGCLLGAAGVVVAVLALRRSRSTSRPKAAAPGDPFRESDADALRGDPRALKPGDIVEIRSVPYTVRGSVHLVEGGWSWSEHLLDDAGGVKRWLSVEAEPDLEMVLWASEPGATITPGAPTLEIGGRRYNWDESGQARYTATEGTGLDPRGTMRYHDYQAPGGARLSFEAYGEAGWEVNLGEELRRAEVMIYPQGGPDQVK; encoded by the coding sequence ATGAACGGTTCGGTGGCGTACGTGGTGGCCACGCTGGGGTGTCTGCTCGGGGCGGCCGGTGTGGTGGTCGCGGTGCTCGCGCTGCGCAGGTCCCGCTCGACGTCCCGCCCGAAGGCGGCGGCCCCCGGTGACCCGTTCCGGGAATCCGACGCGGACGCGTTGCGCGGCGACCCGCGCGCGCTCAAGCCCGGCGACATCGTCGAGATCCGCTCGGTGCCCTACACCGTGCGCGGCTCGGTGCACCTGGTCGAGGGCGGCTGGAGCTGGTCGGAGCACCTGCTCGACGACGCGGGCGGGGTGAAGCGCTGGCTCTCCGTCGAGGCGGAGCCGGACCTGGAGATGGTGCTCTGGGCCAGCGAGCCGGGGGCCACGATCACGCCGGGCGCGCCCACGTTGGAGATCGGCGGCCGGCGCTACAACTGGGACGAGTCCGGCCAGGCCCGCTACACCGCCACCGAGGGCACCGGCCTCGACCCGCGCGGCACCATGCGCTACCACGACTACCAGGCGCCCGGCGGGGCCCGGCTGTCGTTCGAGGCGTACGGCGAGGCCGGCTGGGAGGTGAACCTCGGTGAGGAACTGCGCCGCGCCGAGGTGATGATCTACCCGCAGGGCGGCCCGGACCAGGTGAAGTGA
- a CDS encoding cation:proton antiporter — MHETTVLLIEVGALLLLLGLLGRLSRRFGVSPIPLYLLAGLAFGHGGLLPLNASEEFFAVGAEIGVILLLVMLGLEYSANELVGNLRSAAPAGLIDAVFNALPGFAFALLLGWGWVAAVVLAGVTWVSSSGVIAKVLGDLGRVGNRETPVILSVLVIEDLAMALYLPLVTALLAGVGLVKGGFALAVAVLTVVVVLAVAIRYGHLISTALSAKDPEALLLGVLGLTLLVAGLAAKLQVSAAVGAFLVGIALSGPVAHHATELLSPLRDLFAAVFFVFFGLVTNPLDMPPVLLPALLLAVVTMATKVATGYLAARRAGIAEPGRWRAGLALTPRGEFSIVIAGLAVSAIHPVEPRLAALATAYVLITVVTGPLLARLPDTPWFKRWLRQRAAATRATTQVRVGD, encoded by the coding sequence ATGCACGAAACCACCGTCCTGCTCATCGAGGTCGGGGCGCTGCTGCTCCTGCTCGGCCTGCTGGGCCGGCTGAGCCGTCGCTTCGGCGTCTCGCCCATCCCGCTCTACCTGCTCGCCGGCCTCGCGTTCGGGCACGGCGGCCTGCTGCCGCTGAACGCCAGCGAGGAGTTCTTCGCCGTCGGCGCGGAGATCGGCGTGATCCTGCTGCTGGTCATGCTCGGCCTGGAATACAGCGCCAACGAACTGGTGGGCAACCTCCGCTCGGCGGCGCCCGCCGGCCTGATCGACGCGGTGTTCAACGCGCTGCCCGGGTTCGCCTTCGCGCTGCTGCTCGGCTGGGGCTGGGTGGCCGCCGTGGTGCTCGCCGGCGTGACCTGGGTGTCCTCCTCCGGCGTGATCGCCAAGGTGCTCGGCGACCTGGGCCGGGTCGGCAACCGGGAGACCCCGGTGATCCTCTCCGTCCTGGTGATCGAGGACCTGGCGATGGCCCTCTACCTGCCGCTGGTCACCGCCTTGCTCGCCGGGGTCGGCCTGGTCAAGGGCGGCTTCGCGCTCGCCGTCGCGGTGCTCACCGTGGTCGTCGTGCTGGCCGTGGCGATCCGGTACGGCCACCTGATCTCCACCGCGCTCTCCGCCAAGGACCCGGAGGCGCTGCTCCTCGGCGTGCTCGGCCTGACCCTGCTGGTCGCCGGCCTCGCGGCGAAGCTCCAGGTCTCCGCCGCGGTCGGCGCCTTCCTGGTCGGCATCGCGCTGTCCGGGCCGGTCGCGCACCACGCCACCGAGCTGCTCTCGCCGCTGCGGGACCTCTTCGCCGCGGTCTTCTTCGTGTTCTTCGGACTGGTCACCAATCCGCTGGACATGCCGCCGGTGCTGCTGCCCGCGCTGCTGCTCGCCGTGGTGACCATGGCGACGAAGGTGGCCACCGGCTACCTGGCCGCCCGCCGGGCCGGCATCGCCGAGCCCGGTCGCTGGCGGGCCGGGCTGGCGCTCACCCCGCGCGGCGAGTTCTCCATCGTCATCGCCGGGCTGGCCGTCTCGGCCATCCATCCGGTGGAGCCCAGGCTGGCCGCGCTCGCCACCGCGTACGTGTTGATCACGGTGGTGACCGGTCCGCTGCTGGCCCGGCTGCCGGACACGCCGTGGTTCAAGCGGTGGCTGCGCCAACGCGCCGCCGCCACCCGGGCCACCACCCAGGTACGGGTGGGCGACTGA
- a CDS encoding DivIVA domain-containing protein, protein MRIRARRRDVGPSNVAPPGAHRSTSYLPLRPWQVRGRSFRTRRRGPDPAEVAAFLDRVAGDLAAAYAEVVRSRDEAARIKGALREWRSRRAPTMRDLACRP, encoded by the coding sequence GTGCGAATCCGTGCCCGGCGGCGGGACGTCGGTCCGTCCAACGTCGCGCCGCCCGGTGCCCACCGCTCCACGTCTTACCTCCCGCTGCGGCCCTGGCAGGTGCGGGGCCGTAGCTTCCGGACGCGCCGCCGGGGGCCGGACCCGGCCGAGGTCGCCGCGTTCCTCGATCGCGTCGCCGGGGATCTCGCCGCCGCGTACGCCGAGGTGGTCCGCAGCCGGGACGAGGCGGCCCGGATCAAGGGCGCGTTGCGGGAGTGGCGGTCCCGGCGGGCGCCCACGATGCGCGACCTGGCCTGTCGGCCGTGA
- the clpB gene encoding ATP-dependent chaperone ClpB, with protein sequence MNTERLTTKSRETITGAVALANQRGHATVEPWHLLLSLLDTDGSTAAGLLRAVGADPAELRRVALRSVDALPAARGSSLAEPTLAREFVNAIGAAEQIARPLGDEYTSTEHLLAGLAQVGGAVSVALKNAGATEENLVAAFPTVRGGDRRVTTADPEQTYQALAKYGVDLTTSARDGKIDPVIGRDSEIRRVIQVLSRRTKNNPVLIGEPGVGKTAIVEGLAQRIVAGDVPESLRDKKLVSLDLGAMVAGASYRGQFEERLKSVLEEIKNSDGQVITFLDELHTVVGAGKGEGSMDAGNMLKPMLARGELRMVGATTLDEYREHIEKDPALERRFQPVLVGEPTIEDTIGILRGLKERYEVHHGVRITDAALVAAAALSDRYITDRFLPDKAIDLVDESASRLRMEIDSRPVEVDEIERAVRRLEIEEMALAKEPDAASAERLERLRKELADKREQLTALSERWQTEKSHITKLSTAKEELERLGGEAERAERDGELERAAELRYGRIPALQGELKQAEEELARLQADGAMLKEEVGSDDIAAVVASWTGIPAGRLLEGETAKLLRMEESLGSRVVGQAEAVGAVSDAVRRARAGVADPDRPTGSFLFLGPTGVGKTELAKALAEFLFDDERAMVRIDMSEYGEKHSVARLVGAPPGYVGYSEGGQLTEAVRRRPYSVILLDEVEKAHPDVFDVLLQVLDDGRLTDGQGRTVDFRNAILVLTSNLGSSVISDLTLTEDERREGVLATVRSHFKPEFLNRLDDIVVFAALQGADLRAIVDIQLDRLRRRLADRRLGLDITDTARTWLAEHGYDPIYGARPLRRLVQSAIGDRLAKALLAGEIRDGDTVQVDLADTKDALTVTSA encoded by the coding sequence ATGAACACGGAACGTCTCACCACCAAGAGCCGCGAGACCATCACCGGTGCCGTCGCGCTGGCGAACCAGCGCGGTCACGCCACCGTGGAGCCCTGGCACCTGCTGCTGTCGCTGCTGGACACCGACGGCTCGACCGCCGCCGGCCTGCTGCGCGCGGTCGGGGCCGACCCGGCCGAGCTGCGCCGGGTCGCGCTGCGCTCGGTCGACGCGCTGCCGGCGGCGCGCGGGTCCAGCCTCGCCGAGCCGACCCTGGCCCGGGAGTTCGTCAACGCCATCGGCGCCGCCGAGCAGATCGCCCGGCCGCTGGGCGACGAATACACCTCCACCGAGCACCTGCTGGCCGGGCTCGCCCAGGTCGGCGGCGCGGTCTCGGTCGCGTTGAAGAACGCCGGTGCCACCGAGGAGAACCTGGTCGCCGCGTTCCCCACCGTTCGGGGCGGGGACCGGCGGGTGACCACGGCCGACCCGGAGCAGACCTACCAGGCGCTGGCCAAGTACGGCGTCGACCTGACCACCAGCGCCCGCGACGGCAAGATCGACCCGGTGATCGGTCGGGACTCGGAGATCCGCCGGGTGATCCAGGTGCTGTCCCGGCGCACCAAGAACAACCCGGTGCTGATCGGCGAGCCGGGCGTCGGCAAGACCGCCATCGTCGAGGGCCTGGCCCAGCGGATCGTGGCCGGCGACGTGCCGGAGTCGCTGCGGGACAAGAAGCTCGTCTCGCTCGACCTCGGCGCCATGGTGGCCGGCGCGTCCTACCGGGGGCAGTTCGAGGAGCGGCTGAAGTCCGTCCTGGAGGAGATCAAGAACTCCGACGGTCAGGTCATCACGTTCCTCGACGAGTTGCACACCGTGGTCGGTGCCGGCAAGGGCGAGGGCTCGATGGACGCCGGCAACATGCTCAAGCCGATGCTGGCCCGTGGCGAGCTGCGGATGGTCGGCGCGACCACGCTCGACGAATACCGCGAGCATATCGAGAAGGACCCGGCGCTGGAGCGCCGCTTCCAGCCGGTGCTGGTCGGCGAGCCGACCATCGAGGACACCATCGGCATCCTGCGCGGGCTCAAGGAGCGCTACGAGGTGCACCACGGCGTGCGGATCACCGACGCCGCGCTGGTCGCCGCCGCCGCGCTCTCCGACCGTTACATCACCGACCGGTTCCTGCCGGACAAGGCGATCGACCTGGTCGACGAGTCCGCGTCCCGGCTGCGGATGGAGATCGACTCGCGGCCGGTCGAGGTGGACGAGATCGAGCGGGCGGTGCGCCGGCTCGAGATCGAGGAGATGGCGCTGGCCAAGGAGCCCGACGCCGCGTCCGCCGAGCGGCTGGAGCGGCTGCGCAAGGAGTTGGCCGACAAGCGCGAGCAGCTCACCGCGCTCTCCGAGCGCTGGCAGACCGAGAAGAGCCACATCACCAAGCTCTCCACCGCGAAGGAGGAGCTGGAGCGCCTGGGCGGCGAGGCCGAGCGGGCCGAGCGGGACGGCGAGCTGGAACGCGCCGCCGAGCTGCGGTACGGCCGGATCCCCGCGCTCCAGGGCGAGCTGAAGCAGGCGGAGGAGGAGCTGGCCCGGCTCCAGGCCGACGGCGCGATGCTCAAGGAGGAGGTCGGGTCGGACGACATCGCCGCCGTGGTCGCCTCCTGGACCGGCATCCCGGCCGGCCGGCTGCTGGAGGGCGAGACCGCCAAGCTGCTGCGGATGGAGGAGTCGCTCGGCTCCCGGGTGGTCGGCCAGGCCGAGGCGGTCGGCGCGGTCTCCGACGCGGTCCGCCGCGCCCGGGCCGGCGTCGCCGACCCGGACCGCCCGACCGGCAGCTTCCTCTTCCTCGGCCCGACCGGTGTCGGCAAGACCGAGCTGGCCAAGGCGCTCGCCGAGTTCCTCTTCGACGACGAGCGGGCCATGGTCCGCATCGACATGAGCGAGTACGGCGAGAAGCACTCCGTGGCCCGGTTGGTCGGCGCCCCGCCCGGTTACGTCGGCTACTCCGAGGGCGGCCAGCTCACCGAGGCGGTGCGCCGCCGGCCCTACTCGGTGATCCTGCTGGACGAGGTGGAGAAGGCCCACCCGGACGTCTTCGACGTGCTGCTCCAGGTGCTCGATGACGGTCGGCTCACCGACGGTCAGGGCCGCACCGTGGACTTCCGCAACGCGATCCTGGTCCTCACCTCGAACCTCGGCTCGTCGGTGATCAGCGACCTGACGCTGACCGAGGACGAGCGGCGCGAGGGTGTGCTCGCGACGGTCCGGTCGCACTTCAAGCCGGAATTCCTCAACCGGCTCGACGACATCGTGGTGTTCGCCGCGCTCCAGGGCGCCGACCTGCGGGCGATCGTCGACATCCAGCTCGACCGGCTGCGGCGCCGGCTGGCCGACCGCCGGCTGGGCCTGGACATCACCGACACGGCCCGCACCTGGCTGGCCGAGCACGGGTACGACCCGATCTACGGCGCCCGCCCGCTGCGCCGCCTGGTGCAGTCCGCCATCGGCGACCGCCTCGCCAAGGCGCTGCTGGCCGGCGAGATCCGCGACGGCGACACGGTCCAGGTCGACCTCGCCGACACCAAGGACGCCCTGACGGTCACCTCTGCCTGA
- a CDS encoding polyamine aminopropyltransferase, producing the protein MTVDVPARPRWRAARAAVLLAVFVCAACGLVYELALVALGSYLIGDAVGQASIVLGVMVFAMGVGALVAKPLQSRAAAAFAVIELTLALLGGLSVLGLYAAFAWLDLYGPALVGTAFVLGLLIGAEIPLLMVMLQRIREQSAGSAVADLFAADYVGALLGGLAFPFLLMPVFGQLKGALVVGAVNAVAGVALVFTVFRDELGRRARVGLCAGSVVVGLLLGYAWVTAQDFEVTARQQLYRDPVVHAERSRYQEIVLTRSVREVGHTDTDLRLFLNGDLQFSSVDEYRYHEALVHPAMRGPHGDVLVLGAGDGLAAREILKYPDVRSVTLVDLDPAVVALARSEPQLRDLNRRSLTDPRVRVLNLDAFGWLRTATRRFDVVIADLPDPDETATAKLYTVEFYSLIRPVLAPGGRLVVQSGSPYFAPRSYWSVERSVREAGFATVPYHVDVPSFGDWGFVLAAPGGSAPELALPTDAPPLRFLTPEVLAAAATFPADRGRADVPASTLLQPRVLEYAREEWRGY; encoded by the coding sequence GTGACCGTCGACGTGCCCGCGCGGCCGCGGTGGCGCGCCGCCCGCGCGGCGGTCCTGCTCGCGGTCTTCGTCTGCGCGGCCTGCGGCCTGGTCTACGAGCTGGCGCTCGTCGCGCTCGGCAGCTACCTGATCGGCGACGCGGTCGGCCAGGCGTCGATCGTGCTCGGCGTGATGGTCTTCGCGATGGGCGTCGGCGCGCTGGTGGCGAAGCCGTTGCAGTCCCGGGCGGCGGCCGCGTTCGCGGTGATCGAGCTGACCCTGGCGCTGCTCGGTGGCCTCAGCGTGCTCGGGCTCTACGCGGCGTTCGCCTGGCTCGACCTCTACGGCCCGGCGCTCGTCGGCACCGCGTTCGTGCTCGGCCTGCTGATCGGCGCGGAGATCCCGCTGCTGATGGTGATGCTGCAACGCATCCGGGAGCAGTCCGCCGGCAGCGCGGTGGCCGACCTGTTCGCCGCCGACTACGTCGGCGCGCTGCTCGGCGGGCTGGCCTTCCCGTTCCTGCTGATGCCGGTCTTCGGCCAGCTCAAGGGCGCGCTGGTGGTCGGCGCGGTGAACGCGGTCGCCGGCGTCGCGCTGGTGTTCACCGTGTTCCGCGACGAACTCGGCCGCCGGGCGCGGGTGGGCCTGTGCGCCGGCTCCGTCGTGGTCGGGCTCCTGCTCGGGTACGCGTGGGTCACCGCCCAAGACTTCGAGGTGACCGCCCGCCAGCAGCTCTACCGCGACCCGGTGGTGCACGCCGAGCGCAGCCGCTACCAGGAGATCGTGCTGACCCGTTCGGTGCGGGAGGTCGGCCACACCGACACCGACCTGAGGCTGTTCCTCAACGGCGACCTCCAGTTCAGCTCCGTCGACGAATACCGCTACCACGAGGCGCTGGTGCATCCGGCGATGCGCGGGCCGCACGGGGACGTGCTGGTGCTCGGCGCCGGCGACGGGCTCGCCGCCCGGGAGATCCTGAAATATCCGGACGTGCGGTCGGTGACGCTCGTCGACCTCGACCCGGCCGTGGTCGCGCTGGCCCGCAGCGAGCCGCAACTGCGCGACCTGAACCGCCGGTCGCTCACCGACCCACGGGTGCGGGTGCTCAACCTGGACGCGTTCGGCTGGCTGCGAACCGCCACGCGCCGCTTCGACGTGGTGATCGCCGACCTGCCCGACCCGGACGAGACGGCCACCGCGAAGCTCTACACTGTCGAGTTCTACTCGCTGATCCGTCCGGTGCTGGCCCCCGGCGGGCGGCTCGTCGTGCAGTCCGGGTCGCCCTACTTCGCGCCCCGGTCGTACTGGTCGGTCGAGCGGTCGGTGCGGGAGGCGGGCTTCGCCACCGTGCCCTACCACGTCGACGTGCCGAGCTTCGGCGACTGGGGCTTCGTGCTCGCCGCGCCCGGCGGCAGCGCGCCCGAGCTGGCGCTGCCCACCGACGCGCCGCCGCTGCGCTTCCTCACCCCGGAGGTGCTCGCCGCCGCCGCCACGTTCCCCGCCGACCGGGGCCGGGCCGACGTGCCCGCCTCGACGTTGTTGCAGCCCAGGGTGCTGGAGTACGCGCGCGAGGAGTGGCGCGGCTACTAG
- a CDS encoding DUF350 domain-containing protein: MEHLVTDLLVTLAYGVVGVVLMAVGYLLVDLATPGKLHELIWAGRNRNATLLLASNLLGVGTVVVAAIVASDDDFALGLVGAAAYGILGLVIMAAAFVLLDVATPGKLGELLVDPEPHPAVWISATVHVATGAIIAAAIS; encoded by the coding sequence GTGGAGCATCTCGTCACCGACCTGCTGGTCACCCTCGCCTACGGCGTGGTCGGCGTGGTCCTGATGGCCGTCGGTTACCTCCTCGTCGACCTGGCCACCCCCGGCAAGCTCCACGAGCTGATCTGGGCCGGTCGAAACCGAAACGCCACGCTGCTGCTCGCCTCCAACCTGCTCGGCGTCGGCACCGTGGTGGTCGCCGCGATCGTGGCCAGCGACGACGACTTCGCGCTCGGGCTGGTCGGCGCCGCCGCGTACGGGATCCTCGGCCTGGTGATCATGGCGGCGGCGTTCGTGCTGCTCGACGTGGCCACCCCGGGCAAGCTCGGCGAGCTGCTGGTCGACCCGGAGCCGCACCCGGCGGTCTGGATCTCCGCCACCGTGCACGTCGCCACCGGCGCGATCATCGCCGCCGCGATCAGCTGA
- a CDS encoding DUF4247 domain-containing protein encodes MTYRRWFVVGVAVAVVGALVAAFAIFYGNFSPRGYVQDHFSRASGRDIGSQAVAYTSNKSPSQVSKEITDTWQPADQYVDGSGVYLRYDDDSVVILPLAVGSVILLERMRTAYPRYHGVVGNSWGWGRGSTVRGGGPGAGK; translated from the coding sequence GTGACGTACCGACGGTGGTTCGTGGTGGGCGTGGCGGTCGCCGTCGTCGGCGCCCTGGTCGCCGCCTTCGCGATCTTCTACGGCAACTTCTCGCCCCGCGGCTACGTGCAGGACCACTTCTCCCGCGCGTCCGGGCGGGACATCGGCTCGCAGGCGGTCGCGTACACCTCGAACAAGTCGCCCAGCCAGGTCTCGAAGGAGATCACCGACACCTGGCAGCCGGCCGACCAGTACGTCGACGGCAGCGGCGTCTACCTGCGCTACGACGACGACTCGGTGGTGATCCTCCCGCTCGCCGTCGGCTCGGTGATCCTGCTGGAACGGATGCGAACCGCCTATCCCCGCTACCACGGCGTCGTCGGCAACAGCTGGGGCTGGGGCCGAGGCAGCACCGTCCGGGGCGGCGGCCCCGGTGCCGGCAAGTAG
- a CDS encoding winged helix-turn-helix domain-containing protein, which translates to MPKQQYQMLADEMKSKIDSGEWPPGHKLPSRAQLCKEHGVSDTVVGKAMMILRATGLTETLEGVGVFVADPK; encoded by the coding sequence ATGCCCAAGCAGCAGTACCAGATGCTCGCAGACGAGATGAAGAGCAAGATCGATTCGGGAGAGTGGCCGCCCGGCCACAAGCTGCCGAGCCGCGCTCAGCTGTGCAAGGAGCACGGCGTCTCCGACACCGTGGTCGGCAAGGCGATGATGATCCTTCGCGCGACCGGCCTCACCGAGACGCTCGAAGGCGTCGGCGTGTTCGTCGCCGACCCCAAGTAG